The following coding sequences lie in one Hydrogenophaga sp. PBL-H3 genomic window:
- a CDS encoding IS91 family transposase yields MKGRPALEVADIFRVHGPAWREAQRGHLSLGQLKVMSAITQCRTAALGGHVLRCDGCGTDAVSYNSCRNRHCPKCQSTAAQRWLDARQADLLPVEYFHVVFTLPAPIADIAYTHKAAIYGLLFDMAAEVLQTIAMDPKHLGARIGATLVLHTWGSALTHHPHVHGIVPGGGLAPDGTTWVACRPGFFLPVRVLSRLFRRRFLEELQRLHQASRLQFFGEHAGLADAAQFKAWLAPLRKAEWVVYAKPPFAGPKAVLAYLSRYTHRVAISNSRLVAMDDQGVCFRWKDYRADKGDHAGRTRYKTMTLAPQEFMRRFLLHVLPGGFHRIRHYGLLANGSRRADLARVREALQVEVKPPSVDAEATPSAMQQAPVFVCHHCGRALLVVQTILRGEVIRGPPAS; encoded by the coding sequence ATGAAGGGGCGGCCCGCCCTGGAGGTCGCCGACATCTTCCGCGTGCACGGCCCGGCCTGGCGCGAGGCGCAGCGAGGCCACCTGAGCCTGGGCCAGCTCAAGGTGATGTCGGCCATCACCCAGTGCCGCACGGCGGCACTGGGTGGCCATGTGCTGCGCTGCGATGGCTGCGGCACCGACGCTGTGTCCTACAACTCCTGCCGCAACCGGCACTGCCCGAAGTGCCAGAGCACGGCCGCGCAGCGCTGGCTCGACGCCCGGCAGGCCGACCTGCTGCCGGTGGAGTACTTCCACGTCGTCTTCACCCTGCCGGCGCCCATCGCCGACATCGCCTACACGCACAAGGCCGCCATCTATGGCCTGCTGTTCGACATGGCCGCAGAGGTGCTGCAGACCATCGCGATGGACCCCAAGCACCTGGGCGCCCGCATCGGCGCGACGCTGGTGCTGCACACCTGGGGCTCGGCGCTGACGCACCACCCGCACGTGCACGGCATCGTGCCCGGCGGCGGGCTGGCGCCGGACGGCACGACCTGGGTGGCCTGCCGGCCGGGCTTCTTCCTGCCGGTGCGCGTGCTCTCGCGGCTGTTCCGGCGCCGGTTCCTCGAAGAACTGCAGCGGCTGCACCAGGCCAGCCGGTTGCAGTTCTTCGGCGAGCATGCCGGCCTGGCGGACGCAGCGCAGTTCAAGGCCTGGCTGGCGCCGCTGCGCAAGGCCGAGTGGGTGGTCTACGCCAAGCCACCGTTCGCCGGGCCGAAGGCGGTGCTGGCCTACCTGTCGCGCTACACGCACAGGGTGGCGATCTCCAACAGCCGGCTCGTGGCGATGGACGACCAGGGCGTGTGCTTCCGGTGGAAGGACTACCGGGCGGACAAGGGAGATCATGCAGGGCGCACGCGCTACAAGACCATGACGCTCGCGCCGCAGGAGTTCATGCGCCGCTTCCTGCTGCACGTGCTGCCCGGTGGCTTCCACCGTATCCGGCACTACGGGCTGCTGGCCAACGGCAGCCGCCGCGCCGACCTCGCGCGGGTTCGCGAGGCATTGCAGGTCGAAGTCAAGCCGCCGTCCGTGGACGCCGAAGCTACGCCATCTGCCATGCAGCAGGCACCGGTCTTCGTCTGCCACCACTGCGGTCGGGCGCTGCTCGTCGTGCAGACGATCCTGCGCGGCGAGGTCATCAGGGGGCCACCGGCATCGTGA
- a CDS encoding tyrosine-type recombinase/integrase — MDTITPAVSPLRQRMTEDMRMRKLEPRTQEAYIRAVRKLTVYLKRPPDTATVEDLRNFQLHLVDTGTSPITLNATLTGLKFFFDITLCRGELMARMQPVKLPRTVPVVLSVQEAAALLAATRNIKHQAAPSVAYGAGLRASEVCRLKVGDVDSQRMALRVEQGKGAKDRYAMLSPVVLARLRSWWRVGRAQGKMLPGGWLFPGMDPMDPLTIRQLNRAVHDAASAAGIAKRVTTHTLRHSFATHLLERKVDIRVIQVLLGHKKLETTSIYAHVATDLLREVIGPLEELPPS, encoded by the coding sequence ATGGACACCATCACCCCGGCGGTCTCGCCGCTGCGTCAACGCATGACCGAAGACATGCGCATGCGCAAGCTGGAGCCCCGAACCCAGGAAGCCTACATCCGCGCCGTCCGCAAGCTGACTGTCTATCTGAAGCGCCCGCCCGACACCGCCACAGTCGAGGACCTGCGCAACTTCCAGCTGCACCTGGTCGACACCGGCACCTCGCCCATCACGCTCAACGCGACGCTGACCGGGCTGAAGTTCTTCTTCGACATCACCCTGTGCCGCGGCGAACTGATGGCGCGCATGCAGCCGGTGAAGCTGCCGCGCACGGTGCCGGTCGTGCTCAGCGTGCAGGAGGCTGCGGCATTGCTGGCGGCCACCCGCAACATCAAGCACCAGGCGGCGCCGTCGGTGGCCTACGGCGCGGGTCTGCGCGCCAGCGAGGTGTGCAGGCTCAAGGTCGGTGACGTCGACAGCCAGCGCATGGCGCTGCGTGTCGAGCAGGGCAAGGGCGCCAAGGACCGCTACGCCATGCTCAGCCCGGTGGTTCTGGCTCGGCTGCGCAGTTGGTGGCGGGTGGGTCGCGCCCAGGGCAAGATGCTGCCCGGGGGCTGGCTGTTCCCGGGCATGGACCCGATGGATCCGCTGACGATCCGCCAGCTCAACCGCGCGGTGCACGATGCCGCATCGGCTGCCGGCATCGCCAAGCGCGTGACGACGCACACCCTGCGCCACTCGTTCGCCACCCACCTGCTGGAGCGCAAGGTCGACATCCGCGTGATCCAGGTGCTGCTCGGGCACAAGAAGCTGGAGACCACGTCGATCTACGCCCACGTGGCCACTGACTTGCTGCGCGAGGTCATCGGGCCGCTGGAGGAACTGCCGCCGTCCTGA
- a CDS encoding IS5 family transposase (programmed frameshift), which yields MEITPAQFATIEHCLPKQRGNVSLSNLQVVNAILYVAEHGCKWRGLPKRFGNWHTIYTRMNRWTKAGVLDRMFEELQRAQVVRIKIEAVSLDSTSIKVHPDGTGAPKKNGPQAIGKSRGGWNTKIHMVAADARTAVTFCLSPGQAHDAPEGRRLLSSLGPTSRPVHLLMDRAYEGNETRQLALDLGFIPVVPPMKTRIEPWEYDREMYKRRNEVERLFRRLKGYRRIFSRFEKLDLMFLGFISFVLVADGLRLC from the exons ATGGAGATCACGCCCGCACAATTCGCCACCATTGAGCACTGCCTGCCCAAGCAGCGTGGCAACGTAAGCCTGAGTAACCTGCAGGTGGTCAATGCGATCCTTTATGTGGCCGAGCATGGCTGCAAGTGGCGCGGACTGCCCAAGCGCTTTGGCAACTGGCACACGATTTACACCCGCATGAACCGCTGGACCAAAGCCGGCGTCCTGGATCGCATGTTCGAGGAGTTGCAGCGTGCACAGGTCGTGCGAATCAAGATCGAAGCGGTCTCTCTGGACTCCACAAGCATCAAGGTCCACCCTGACGGCACGGGGGCAC CTAAAAAAAACGGCCCACAAGCCATCGGAAAATCCCGAGGCGGATGGAACACCAAGATTCATATGGTTGCCGCGGATGCTCGAACGGCCGTGACGTTCTGCCTCTCGCCTGGACAGGCGCACGACGCGCCTGAAGGCCGGCGCCTGCTCAGCAGTCTTGGGCCGACCAGTAGACCAGTGCACTTGTTGATGGACCGTGCCTACGAGGGCAATGAGACACGGCAGTTGGCATTGGATCTGGGTTTCATTCCAGTGGTGCCACCAATGAAGACGCGCATTGAGCCTTGGGAGTACGACCGCGAGATGTACAAGCGTCGCAACGAGGTCGAGCGCTTGTTCCGTCGGCTCAAAGGCTATCGGCGCATCTTCTCGCGGTTCGAGAAACTCGACCTCATGTTCCTGGGCTTCATCAGTTTCGTACTCGTCGCTGATGGTCTGCGATTGTGTTAA